In one window of Falco cherrug isolate bFalChe1 chromosome 10, bFalChe1.pri, whole genome shotgun sequence DNA:
- the ZNFX1 gene encoding NFX1-type zinc finger-containing protein 1 — protein MEGAGQEPWPRQPRARGRGRADHWDTGFIRRGSNRTNNVSGQAAQLGESPQASNYTLLPGQREERFGNWIWRVPQSSNRPRHQGGQANSGATGHWNEQEYKGRRMRNQGGQVHERARGPWNEQENEGRGKRYPGGQTHERARGPWNEQENEGRGRGYQGGQMHERARGPWNEQENEGRGRRYQGGQMHERARGPWNEQENEGRGRRYQGGQAQEGAAGLRNGQENEGRGRRMQLWENPHFYQNPTPGGAQLGEQPQQVKRIGYKFLENLLQKDPSEVVITLASSSGLKELLSQTAMKPDFLQLVCQVLRKACSSRMDRQSVQQLLGAVKESNFLKICLPQYVSDMITEAVPAVRHQYPVHISNIISLLQDLISIFPASSVQKISILLTVLPASINALRASGVDITEETEKNLNKVQMLVQHLQEKRREGTLRADNCTLMQPHTDGQEETYRTMTIFPTYNEVHHDEKPFLRPNIVSGRYESTSIYLDTHFRLLREDFVRPLREGILELLQSFEDKGLRKKKFDDIRIYFDTRIITPLCSPTGIVYKVQFDIKPLKFVRWQNSKRLLYGSLICMSKDHFETCLFATVSNRNTADLAHGIVQLCFNAQSQALLAEVQPSDSFLMVETTAYFEAYRHVLEGLQEIQEEDIPFQKYIVECDAQVKPPAYLTKDTAYNFAPLVEDPPSDEETHPDGLRMQSVPVLDPKQWLSMETLRLDESQMKALNLALTKELAIIQGPPGTGKTYVGLKIVQVLLTNKHVWQSTVQKSPILIVCYTNHALDQFLEGIYTFQKHGIVRVGGRSSSEILKQFTLRELRKKCEFRYNLPMHLRRAYVNITSEMKQAEQELHEGAKHLECTTYGVLHERHLEACIAPHHWKSLMNGLDDEEFYYSASQHSMILEWLGLGLTVFTQNAAENIGAENPGGQQERGEEREGEAEEELLEIPEEADLIQADRVIEDEEAAKPQGRKEEEHRAVHELASVLLAMKLEDQEEGTAQPQQQTVQWEITAAQRKKMKQKMKVELRKLSAMTESEAKAVQDVWQLDLSSRWRLYRLWLQTYQGFIRRRILQHEQQYQAAAERLAELRLQEDLCILKEAQVVGMTTTGAAKYRQILQKVEPRIVIVEEAAEVLEAHTITTLTKACQHLILIGDHQQLRPSANVYDLAKNFNLEVSLFERLVKVDFPFVRLKYQHRMRPEIAQLLSLHIYQELENHPSVLKHENIKGIISNLFFVEHDFPEQEIQEGKSHQNLHEAQFVVELCKYLLFQDYLPSQITILTTYTGQLFCLRKLMPAKTFAGVKVHVVDKYQGEENDIILLSLVRSNKEERTGFLQIPNRICVALSRAKKGLYCIGNMRMLGKVPLWSKIIHTLREKGHIGRSLVLCCQNHPETKTLVSTAADFSKVPEGGCSRPCEFRLSCGHVCTRACHPYDIEHKEYQCLKPCQKVLCADGHRCPRSCYEPCGPCMVIVEKTISKCGHLQMVPCSVPDSEFLCQEPCQRMLNCGHMCNKFCGQECTKRCPELVTVMLKCGHNQQVKCWITEEMKHDQLVECKTKCSVTLACGHVCSGSCHTCFEGRFHKPCSSPCKRFLVCSHKCQQPCTTECPPCQLECQNHCIHSRCKKKCGESCFPCAEPCEWWCQHYQCTNLCSEPCNRPRCNVPCPKILCCGHPCIGFCGEPCPNKCLVCDREELTQIFFGFEEDPDARFVQLEDCGHVFESQGLDHYMDEDDDYVIKLKVCPICQTPIRKNLRYGTIVNRRLDEIEKVKEKIQGPAQEIESSRQRLQAALAGNAVLRRNLPLKYLVLEDKLKASDLSTKSIGLIENQLNFYERVAELTNSMSKIDASERKGVRKRLDEVQEWLDKPRLSFTGQELSDLQSEIQRLTHLLKLLAICKGASGMITPVLAAVIARVRKILEGTRKFTEEDEAVVKAELERLGAALPVSGLGISEAERVQVVSAIGCPRGHWFKCRNGHIYVIGDCGGAMERSKCPECHAVIGGTNHTLDSSNSLASEMDGATHPAWSEAANNLLNFEELRRVL, from the exons ATGGAGGGCGCCGGGCAGGAGCCGTGGCCCCGGCAGCCCCGAGCCAGAGGCAGAG GCCGTGCAGATCATTGGGATACTGGCTTTATACGAAGAggcagcaacagaacaaataatgTGTCGGGCCAGGCAGCTCAGTTAGGGGAAAGCCCCCAAGCCAGTAATTATACTCTTCTACCTGGGCAAAGAGAGGAGAGATTTGGTAACTGGATTTGGAGGGTTCCTCAGTCAAGCAATAGACCAAGACACCAAGGTGGACAGGCCAACAGTGGAGCCACAGGACACTGGAATGAACAGGAGTATAAGGGAAGAAGAATGAGGAATCAAGGTGGACAAGTACACGAGAGGGCCAGAGGACCCTGGAATGAGCAAGAAAATGAGGGTAGAGGAAAGAGGTATCCAGGTGGACAAACGCATGAAAGGGCCAGAGGACCCTGGAATGAGCAAGAAAATGAAGGTAGGGGAAGGGGGTATCAAGGTGGACAAATGCATGAGAGGGCCAGGGGACCCTGGAATGAGCAAGAAAATGAAGGTAGGGGAAGGAGGTATCAAGGTGGACAAATGCATGAGAGGGCCAGGGGACCCTGGAATGAGCAAGAAAATGAAGGTAGGGGAAGGAGGTATCAAGGTGGACAAGCCCaggaaggagctgcagggctgaggaATGGGCAAGAAAATGAAGGTAGGGGAAGGAGGATGCAACTGTGGGAGAATCCTCATTTCTACCAGAACCCTACACCAGGCGGTGCCCAACTCGGTGAGCAGCCTCAACAAGTCAAAAGGATTGGCTATAAATTCCTAGAAAATCTCCTCCAGAAAGACCCTTCAGAAGTTGTCATCACACTTGCTTCCAGTTCGGGTTTGAAAGAACTTCTTTCCCAAACTGCTATGAAACCCGATTTCCTTCAGCTTGTTTGCCAGGTGCTTCGAAAAGCATGCAGTTCCCGAATGGATAGACAAAGTGTCCAACAGCTTCTTGGAGCAGTGAAGGAGTCCAACTTTCTCAAGATCTGTCTGCCACAGTATGTGTCTGACATGATAACAGAAGCAGTCCCTGCTGTACGCCATCAGTACCCTGTGCATATTAGCAACATAATTTCGCTTCTTCAGGACCTGATCAGTATtttcccagccagctctgtgcagaaAATTTCCATTCTCTTGACAGTCTTGCCAGCATCCATAAATGCCCTGAGGGCTTCTGGTGTGgacatcacagaagaaacagagaagaatcTAAATAAAGTCCAGATGCTCGTGCAGCATTTGCAGGAGAAGAGACGTGAAGGCACACTGAGGGCTGATAACTGTACCCTTATGCAGCCCCACACTGATGGTCAAGAGGAAACCTATCGTACAATGACCATTTTTCCAACATATAATGAGGTACACCATGATGAGAAACCGTTTCTACGTCCCAATATTGTTTCTGGAAGATATGAGAGCACCAGCATTTATCTTGACACCCATTTCCGGCTTTTGAGAGAAGACTTTGTGAGGCCTTTAAGGGAAGGTATCCTGGAGCTTTTGCAGAGCTTTGAGGACAAAggtttgagaaagaaaaaatttgaTGATATCAGGATCTACTTTGACACACGGATTATTACCCCTCTCTGTTCCCCAACTGGTATTGTTTACAAGGTCCAGTTTGACATAAAACCACTGAAGTTTGTACGATGGCAGAATTCCAAACGGTTGCTATATGGATCCCTGATCTGCATGTCCAAAGATCACTTTGAAACATGCCTCTTTGCCACTGTTTCTAATCGTAATACTGCAGATCTTGCCCACGGGATTGTGCAGCTATGTTTTAATGCACAGAGTCAGGCACTACTGGCAGAGGTTCAGCCCTCAGACTCCTTCCTCATGGTAGAGACAACTGCCTACTTTGAGGCCTATCGGCATGTGTTAGAAGGGTTACAGGAAATCCAGGAAGAAGATATCCCATTCCAGAAATACATCGTGGAGTGTGATGCACAGGTGAAGCCACCAGCATACCTGACAAAGGATACTGCCTACAACTTTGCACCCTTGGTGGAAGATCCCCCGTCAGATGAGGAGACGCACCCTGATGGTTTGAGAATGCAAAGTGTCCCTGTTCTAGATCCCAAGCAGTGGCTTTCAATGGAAACCTTGAGATTAGACGAGTCTCAGATGAAGGCATTGAATCTTGCACTCACCAAGGAGCTGGCTATTATCCAAGGACCTCCTGGGACTG GGAAGACTTACGTGGGTTTGAAGATTGTTCAGGTTCTCTTGACTAATAAGCATGTGTGGCAAAGCACTGTTCAGAAGTCTCCCATCCTTATAGTTTGCTACACTAACCATGCACTGGATCAGTTCTTAGAAG GAATATACACGTTCCAAAAACATGGGATAGTGCGTGTTgggggcagaagcagcagtgagaTCCTGAAGCAATTCACCTTGAGGGAGCTGAGGAAGAAGTGTGAATTCCGATACAACTTGCCAATGCATCTCCGCAGAGCCTATGTGAAT ATAACAAGTGAGATGAAACAGGCTGAGCAGGAGCTCCATGAAGGAGCAAAACACTTAGAGTGCACAACATACGGAGTTCTGCATGAGCGCCACTTGGAAGCATGCATTGCGCCCCACCACTGGAAGAGTCTGATGAATGGTTTG GATGATGAGGAATTTTACTACAGTGCTTCACAACACTCAATGATTCTGGAGTGGCTGGGCCTTGGTCTAACTGTCTTCACCCAGAATGCTGCAGAGAATATAGGGGCTGAGAATCCAG GTGGtcagcaggagagaggggaggagCGGGAAGGTGAAGCAGAAGAGGAGCTTTTAGAGATTCCAGAGGAGGCTGACCTGATTCAAGCTGACAGAGTGATTGAGGATGAAGAGGCAGCAAAGCctcagggaaggaaggaggaagagcacAGAGCTGTTCATGAACTAGCCAGTGTGCTGTTGGCTATGAAGCTGGAGGACCAGGAAGAAGGAACAGCCCAACCGCAACAGCAGACTGTGCAGTGGGAG ataacTGCTgcccagaggaagaaaatgaaacagaagatgAAGGTTGAGCTCCGTAAACTGAGTGCAATGACAGAGTCAGAGGCCAAGGCTGTTCAGGATGTGTGGCAACTTGACCTGAGCTCCCGCTGGAGGCTTTACAG GCTTTGGCTGCAGACCTATCAGGGATTTATTCGACGGAGGATTCTGCAGCATGAACAGCAGtaccaagcagcagcagaaaggctggCCGAACTGAGGCTGCAGGAAGATCTCTGCATTCTCAAGGAGGCCCAAGTTGTGGGGATGACAACTACAG GTGCTGCCAAATACCGTCAGATCCTGCAAAAAGTAGAGCCGCGAATTGTCATTGtagaagaggcagcagaggtgCTTGAGGCTCACACCATTACTACTCTGACTAAAGCTTGCCAGCACCTCATCCTCATTGGAGATCACCAGCAG CTGCGGCCTAGTGCAAATGTGTATGACCTGGCCAAGAACTTCAATCTGGAAGTCTCTCTCTTTGAACGGCTGGTGAAAGTTGATTTCCCCTTTGTCCGTCTGAAATACCAA CACCGCATGCGTCCTGAAATAGCCCAACTTCTCAGCCTTCATATATACCAGGAGCTGGAGAACCATCCCTCTGTCCTGAAGCATGAGAACATAAAA GGCATCATATCTAATCTCTTCTTTGTGGAACATGACTTTCCTGAGCAAGAGATTCAGGAGGGGAAAAGCCACCAGAACCTACATGAAGCCCAGTTTGTAGTGGAACTGTGCAAATACTTGTTGTTTCAAGATTATCTGCCTTCTCAGATCACCATTCTCACTACTTATACTGGACAACTTTTCTGTCTGCGTAAGCTCATGCCAGCCAAGACATTTGCTGGCGTGAAGGTTCACGTAGTAGATAAGTACCAGGGAGAGGAGAATGATATTATTCTGTTGTCACTTGTGCGGAGCAACAAAGAGGAGAGAACTGGGTTCTTACAGATCCCTAATCGGATATGCGTAGCATTATCCAGAGCTAAGAAAGGGCTGTATTGTATAGGAAATATGAGAATGCTTGGCAAGGTTCCTCTCTGGAGCAAGATCATTCACACCCTTCGGGAGAAAGGTCACATTGGCCGCTCACTGGTGCTTTGCTGTCAAAACCACCCTGAAACCAAGACACTGGTATCTACAGCAGCAGACTTCAGCAAAGTCCCAGAAGGAGGCTGCAGTCGTCCTTGTGAATTTAGGTTGAGTTGCGGACATGTTTGCACAAGAGCATGCCACCCATATGACATAGAGCACAAAGAGTATCAGTGCCTGAAGCCTTGTCAAAAGGTACTTTGTGCAGACGGGCACCGCTGTCCACGGTCATGTTATGAGCCCTGTGGACCATGCATGGTGATAGTAGAGAAAACTATTTCTAAGTGTGGCCACCTGCAGATGGTGCCATGCTCTGTTCCAGACAGTGAGTTTCTTTGCCAAGAACCTTGCCAGAGAATGTTGAACTGTGGGCACATGTGCAACAAATTCTGTGGGCAGGAATGCACTAAGCGGTGTCCTGAACTGGTTACAGTCATGCTGAAATGTGGCCACAACCAGCAAGTGAAATGCTGGATCACTGAGGAGATGAAACATGATCAGCTTGTGGAGTGTAAGACTAAGTGTTCTGTCACACTGGCCTGTGGTCATGTATGCTCAGGTTCCTGTCATACGTGCTTTGAAGGAAGATTCCATAAGCCTTGTAGCAGCCCGTGCAAGCGCTTCTTGGTCTGCTCCCACAAGTGTCAGCAGCCTTGTACTACAGAATGCCCTCCCTGTCAGCTGGAATGTCAGAACCATTGCATCCACAGTAGGtgtaaaaagaaatgtggaGAGAGCTGTTTTCCTTGTGCTGAGCCATGTGAGTGGTGGTGCCAGCACTACCAGTGTACCAATCTTTGCTCTGAACCATGCAATAGGCCTCGCTGCAATGTACCATGTCCTAAGATACTGTGCTGTGGTCATCCTTGTATTGGATTTTGTGGAGAGCCCTGCCCAAATAAGTGCCTTGTTTGTGACCGTGAGGAACTCACCCAGATCTTTTTTGGCTTTGAGGAGGATCCAGATGCTCGATTTGTACAGCTTGAAGACTGTGGCCATGTCTTTGAGTCCCAAGGCCTTGACCATTATATGGATGAAGATGATGATTATGTCATCAAGTTGAAGGTATGCCCTATCTGTCAGACGCCTATCAGAAAGAATTTGAGATATGGCACCATTGTGAATAGGCGGCTAGATGAGATAGAAAAGGTGAAAGAGAAAATCCAAGGCCCAGCACAGGAAATTGAGTCTAGCAGACAAAGACTGCAGGCTGCACTGGCAGGGAATGCTGTTCTGCGGAGGAATCTACCCCTTAAGTACCTTGTGCTAGAAGATAAACTAAAAGCTTCTGATCTCTCCACAAAGAGTATTGGGCTAATTGAGAACCAACTGAACTTCTACGAACGTGTAGCCGAACTAACCAATTCTATGAGCAAAATTGATGCGAGTGAGAGGAAGGGGGTGAGAAAGCGGCTGGATGAAGTCCAGGAGTGGCTGGATAAGCCGCGCCTCAGTTTTACAGGCCAGGAACTGTCTGACCTGCAGTCTGAGATCCAGAGACTGACCCATTTGCTGAAACTCTTAGCCATCTGCAAAGGTGCCAGCGGGATGATCACCCCAGTGCTTGCAGCAGTGATTGCCAGGGTACGCAAGATACTGGAAGGGACAAGGAAATTCACAGAGGAAGATGAGGCTGTAGTGAAGGCTGAGCTGGAGAGGCTTGGCGCTGCCCTGCCTGTGTCGGGGCTGGGGATCTCTGAAGCCGAGCGGGTGCAGGTTGTCAGTGCTATTGGTTGTCCCCGTGGCCACTGGTTCAAGTGTAGAAACGGGCATATCTACGTGATTGGGGACTGCGGGGGAGCGATGGAGAGAAGTAAGTGCCCCGAATGCCATGCCGTCATTGGGGGCACGAACCACACTCTGGACAGCAGCAACAGCCTCGCCTCCGAGATGGACGGTGCGACCCACCCGGCCTGGTCCGAGGCGGCTAACAACCTGCTCAACTTCGAGGAGCTCCGCCGGGTGCTGTAG